GACGAGTGTCCGGAGGTGGGAATCGGCGTTCCCGTCCAGCTCGTCGTGGCGCCACCCCTCGTCGGGGACCAACTCCGAGAGGAACGTTTCCACGTCGTCCAGCAGGCGCGGTTCGGCTTCGTTGACGACGACGCCCGCGGTGGTGTGTTCGACGAAGACCGTCGCTGTCGGTGCATTTCGCTCCCGCGCCGCTACTGCCGACTCGACGCGGTCGGTGATGTCGACGGCTTCGAGGCGCGTGTCGGTCGAGACGGTGAACTCCATAGCCGACCGTCACCGCCGAGCGAGAAAAGTTACTCGTCGGGCTGAATCGGCTTGCCCTCTTCCGTCGGCGGCGCGACGTGGTCGATGACTGTCTCCACGTCGGGGTCGTGGACGGTCACCTGCACCTCGATGTCGCCGAGTTCGTCCGGATTGCCCACCGCGAAGTTGACGACGCCCTCGAACGCCGCCTGCTTTTTGAGTGCGAACGAGAAGCCGTCCTCGTCGGCGCTGCCGAGGAACTGGCGGCGCGCGGTGTCGAGAATCTCCTGTTCGTGCAGTCGCTCGGCGAAGTCGTCCATCGAATGCGCCTCGGCGACGATTCGCCCCGGTTCCTGTTCCGTCTCCGCGTTCGGGAACAGGTTCCGAACTGCGTCTACCACTCGGTCCGTCACTTCCGTATCTCGGACGGGTGCGACCACCCGCACGTCGATCTGATAGATCATAAGTCGTCCTCCAGCAACTCGCGAATCCGCTCGCGGAACGATTCGAGCGACGCCGTGTTCTGTACCGTCACGTCCGCTCGGTCCATCACCTCGCCCATGCCGAACCCGAGTTCGCGCTCCTCGCGCGCCCGCAACGCCTCGCGGTTGAGGTCCGTGTCGTCGCGGCCGCGGTCGGCCAACCGCTCCGCGCGCGTCTCGAACGGCGCCTCGATGCTCACGAGGACGAACCCGTCCCCGAAGGCGTCCTCGAAGCGTTCGATTTCGGCGGGCGAGCGCAACCCGTCGACGAGCACTGTCTCCGCCTCCTCCAGCGACGACTCGATGAGCGGAAGCGACCGCTCGGCGATGGCCGTCTCGCCCTCCTCCTCGCGGAGCGCCGTCGCGACCGACCCGTGGTGTTCCGCTGGGTCGAGCCCCCGGTCGCGACACGCCTCGCGGATGACGTCGCCCATCGTGACGACCGGGACGCCGGCCTCGCGGGCGACTGCCGCGGCCTCCCCCTTCCCGCTTCCGGGGAGCCCGACGGTTCCGAGTACCTTCATCGAACACGACTACCCGCTTCGCAGGCTTATACTCTGCCTTCGCCGCCGCGCCAGCCTTTTGCCCGCTGTCACCCTCTGGAACGTATGGCACAACGCTCCCTCCTCACGCGCGCCCTCTGGTTCGTCGTCGTCGGCTGGTGGGCCACGCCCGCCGTCGTCAACGCCGCGTGGTTCCTCTGTGCGACCGTCGTCGGCGCCCCCATCGGCATCAAACTCATAAATCTCATCCCCACCGTCCTGACGCTGAAAGAACCCCGCTCGCTTGACGCCCACGAGGATTCGACGGGCCAGCGTTCGCTCGCGCTCCGGGCCCTCTACTTCGTCCTCGTCGGCTGGTGGCTCGGCTGGATATGGGCGAACGTCGCGAGCTTCCTCGCTATTACTATCGTCGGCTTGCCGCTCGCGGTTCCGATGTTCGACCGCCTGCCCTACGTCACGTCGCTGTACCGCTTCGATGGCTGATGGGCGTTCCGAACCGTTTTTTGACCGTCCCCCGTTCTCCCCGGTGAGGGCACGTAGCTCAGTCCGGATAGAGCGTCGGACTTCTAACTCCGCGCGGTCGCGTGTGGGGGAAGGCATCCGACGGTCGTGGGTTCAAATCCCATCGTGCCCGTAATGGCGTGGCCGAGCGTCAGCGAGGCCCGCCGAACTCCTCGCAGGACTCCCATGTGCCTATTCGGCCAACCACGATACCGTATCAGTCGAATCCGTAGCGCTTGTGCGCCTCGTCGATGTCCATGATTTCGATGACACGGACTTCCTCGTCCGCTTCGAGAACGTCGTAGAACGCGGTGTGGGTCCGACCGATATGCAGACGATAGAGCTCCGCCCCCTCGAGCACCAGCTTCTCTTTGTCACCGGCTCCCGAATCCGGTCTCGGATACGGATCGTCCGCTAAGTTCCGAAGGTTGTCCGTCACGATGCGGGTGCTCTTCTCATCTAGCGCGGCGACGTACTCACGGGCTTCCTCCGCGAGGAGGACCTCATAACTCATCGAGCGATGTCAGTTCGTCAGTGTCCGCTTCACGGACTTCCGTCGCTCGCTCGGCGAGTTGGCGGCGCTGGTGTTCTCGAATCAGTTCCCCCAGCAAGTCGTCGTACGTCTCGCCCGCCTCCTTGAGGTCGTTCAGTTCTTTCCACCGTTCTTCCGTGACCGGAATTCGCTTGCTGGCGTTGGACATACGTCTCGACTCCTCTGTCAATCCTTACAACGTTTACAGTCAAAAGGTTTCGGTGGAGGAACTGCATTCGTCACTATCGAGGTTGCACATCGCCGGAGAATCGGACTCTATCGTGTCCGTAATGGCGTGGCCGAACGATAGCGAGGCTCGCCGAACTCCTCGTACCTGCCACCGAACTCAGATTTCGTCCACCAGATACGACCCCAGATACCCGCCGAGCGCGCTCAGTCCGACGGTGTAGGCGAGCGTAACCCCGCCGCCGACGAGGAGGAGGAGGAGTATCCCGAGGGCGCCGAACGCCATCCCCGGGTCTGCGACGCCGAGGAAGACGCCGAAGACGACGAACGCGAGGAGGCCGATGAGCACGAGCGGCACGGAGGCAATCAACCCCGAAATCGCGCCGAGGCGCGCACCTTCGGCGTGGTCGGCCTCGTCGAGATACGCGGCGACGACACCGCCGAAGACGGGCGAGAACGGGATGAACGAGAGCACGACGGTCACGGCGGCACCGAGGAGGGCGTTGAGGGTGGAATCGGAGACCATAGCGGGCAGTCGACGGCCGTCGAAAAAACTCTTCGGCCCGTTACAGGCTGCGGTCGATGACGCGTTTGGCCGCCGTCGCCTTCTCCTTCCAGCCGTACCCCGCCTCGTAGACGTGGCGTTTCTTCTCGACCAGCGCCTCGGGCGATGCCTCCTCGAAGCCGCCGCGGTCCCACGTTCCGCTCTCGCGGAGCCACTCGGTCACGTTCTGTTTCGTCTCCGCCCACGACAGGCCGACCATCTCGTACCAGGCAATCATGGCGAAGACGGCGTTGTCGTGACAGCCGGGGACGCTCCCGCGCTCGTAGATGGTCTTGATGGGGTCGCGGGTGGGCACCGACACCGCCTCGCGGTACTCCTCAGCGGGCAGGAGACGCAGGCGGTCGTTGGTGTCGTCGATGCGGCCGTCGCGGCGGAGGCGTTCGACTGCGGCCTGCCGGAGCGGTCCCCACTCCGTGACGGCCTCGGGAAGCGCGTCGGCGTCGGTCACCCCGCCCGAGAGTACGGCCACCACGTCGACGTAGGCCGCCTCGATGTCGGCCCACGGCGTCCCCTCGAATCGGCAGTCGGCGTCGTGGAGGCTGTTGGTCGTCCGGCATTCCGGGCACGGGTACTCGAACGTCGGCACGACTACTCGCTGGGTGGACGCGAACTTAGGTCGTGTGGTTGTGACCGTCGCGCTTATCCACCCCGCTCTACAACCGTCGGTCGATGCGTCCCGACCCGCTCTACGCCCGGTATCCGTTCTTTCGCGCTGCGCGCGAGGCGGTCCAGCGGGCCGATATCTCGCCGCCGCGACTGGTCACGCAGGGTGACCCCGCGGTCGAACGCGCCCGCGAACGCGTCGAACGCGCGCTCATGTCGGGCACCGTCGAGTCGGAGACGCCCGAACGCTGGAGCGACCGCGACGAACTCCTCTCGTATCCCATCGCGCGCATCCTCGTCTCGCTGGTCGATATGCGCGCCGCCGTCGAGAAGTACGCGGAAGCGGAGGCAGACACCGCCCACGAACGCCTCCAGGCCGACCTCAACGCGAGCGACGACGACCTACAGAGCGTCTCGCGCCCGCGGGCCGACCTCGACACCGTCCTCGCGGAGTTCGACCTCGCAGACGCCGTGACCCGCGAGGGCGACGACGCCCACCACCCCTGGTTTCGGGTCGACGTGGCCGCGTATCTCCGCCTCGTCGACACCGACTGGGGCGACGAGTGGCGTCTCGTCAACCGCGAACTGGCCGCCGGCGAGGTGCCCGTTCGTGGCGAGGAACTCCACCGACTGCTCCGCGAAGCGGTCCGCCGCCGGGTCGTCGACGGCCTCCCCTTCGACGTTCGGGGGAGCGCCGCCGGCGACGAACTCGCCGCGGCGTTGGACGACGACGTGACGACGCTCCGGGAGCGACTCGCGGACCGCGACCGCCTCCCCTCCGTCGACGTCGTCGCCCCCGAGCAGTTCCCGCCCTGTATGCAGGCGGCGCTCGACGGTGACGACCTCTCGGCACACGCGGCCTTCGCCGCCACCGCCTTCCTCGTCTCACTCGGCCTCGACGCCGACACCATCGCTCAGCGGTGGCCCGTCCTCGACGACGATTCGCTCGACTACCGAGTGGCGGTGCTCGAAGACAAAGACGGCAGTCAGTATCCGGCGCCCTCGTGTACGACGATGCAGACGTTCGACGCCTGCGTGAACCCCGACGAGCGCTGTGAGACTATCGACCATCCGCTCCGATACTACGCGGCCGCCGTCGCCGAAGCCGACGACTGAGCCTCAGTCCGCGAGGAAGATACCGACGCCCGCCATCACGAGGATGAACACGACGATAGTGCCGACCAGCGCCAGTCCGCCCGTCGACCCAATCCCACCGTCGCTGAACGTTATGCCGATTCCGGCGACGAGTGCGACGAAGAGGCCGACGGCGCCGACGGAGATGGCGATTTTCCGAACCATCCCCTCTTCGAGTTCCATACTCGGGAATCCGCCGGCCCCGGCAAAAGCCCTTCGATGCCGACGGAATCCCTGACTGCCGCGTAGCCCACCCACAGCCCGTCGGAACGAGGGTTTAGGTGTGTCGAGCGCCTACTGTTGGTAACGGAGCGACGGTCGCTCCCCCCACCATGACGCACCCAGAACACACACCCGCGTCACTGCCGGCTACCCGCTCGAAGACCACCCGCCCGCCCGCGGACACCACGGGTCGCGCCCGCCGCGCCCGCACCGACCCCATGGCGGTCCGTCCGCTTCGCGACGGCCGCTACGCCGTTGAGACGGACGGCGGCACGTACGTCGTCGACCTCGACGCCCGGTCCTGCACCTGCCCCGACGCCCAGATTCGGGACGCCAGATGCAAACACCGCCGACGGGTCGCCCTCGACGTGACCGACGGACTCGTCCCGCCGCCCGGACAGCGGACCGCCGTCTGTGCGGTCTGTGGCGGGCGGACGTTCGTCCCGACGGGCGACGACGCGCCCGCACTCTGTGCGCGCCACGCCATCGACCCCGGGACCCTCGTCAGTGACCGCGAAACCGGCGACCGACTCGTCGTCGTCGCCGCGACCGGTGACCGAGCCGACAGCGTCGCCACCGACGAAGGTCGCCTCGTCGCCGACTACCCCTCGAACGCCGACTACGGGCGTCACGAACCCGTCTTCCGGGCGGTCTATCTCGACGCCCTCCGTCGCGGCGGCGACGTGACTCACTACGCGTTCCCGGCGTCGCGACTCCGTCCCGTGACGGACCGCGACGCTGGCCCCTCACCCACCGACGGCATCGATGCCGCCGGCCCGACGACCGCTTAGGTGTCGTCGAGGCGCGCCTGCGTCGAGTGGCCGACGAGGCCGTCGAGGTCCGTGCCGTCTTGGAGCGCCGTCTCCTTTTTCACGCGGTAGTTGCCACCGTCGGTGACGTGCAGGTCGCCGGGGTGGAAGAAGTACCAGTCCTCGCGGTCGAAGCGAACGGCGATGCGGGCGTTGGCGCCGAAGTTGCGCGCGAAGTAGATGAGTGACTCGACCTCTTCGCCCGTGAGATAGATGGGGTCGCCGGCGCTCGATTTCGCCTCGATGGCGTAGAACTGCTCACCGTCGCCGGCGAGGACGTCCGGCAGGTCACGCTCCGTCGCGCTTCCGCTCGCGGGCGCGCGCATGACGGCGAAGCCCGCCGCGTCGAGTTCGTTGACGAGTTCGCGCTCCCGGCGGTCGCCCTTGCGGTTCGCGGACATACGCCCGACTGGGCGGCGGTGCCTGATAAAGTGCCCGTCAGGTCCCGTGGTCCCAGGAGTCCATGTATTCGCGCTGTTCGTCGCTGAGGGTGTCGATGTCGATGTCCTCGGCGTCGAGTTTCACCTCCGCCACCTCGCGGTCGAGGCGGTCCGGCACCTCGTGGACGCCGGCGTCGTAGGCGTCGGGGTTGGCGGCGAGTTCGCGCACGCAGACCGCCTGCACGCCGAAGCTCTGGTCCATCACTTCGACGGGGTGACCCATCGACAGCGGGCCGGCGAGGTTCACCAGTCGCCCCTCAGCGAGGACGTTCACGCGCCGGCCGTCGGGCAGGGCGTACTCCTCGACGCCGTCGCGCACCTCTCGGCGCGTCTCGGCCAAGTCGTCGAGTTCGGCGAGATTGATTTCCACGTCGAAGTGCCCGGCGTTCGCGAGGACGACGCCGTCGGCCATCTGCTCGAAGTCCTCGCGCGTAATCACGTCGCGGTTGCCCGTCGTCGTCACGAAGATGTCGCCCTCGGCGGCCGCCTCGTTCATCGGTAGCACTTCGTGGCCCTCCATGTGGGCTTCGAGCGCGCGCCGGGGGTCGACTTCCGTGACGACGACGTCGGCGTTCATGCCGGACGCCTTCTTCGCGACGCCCCGGCCGCAGTAGCCGTAGCCGGCGACGACGACTGTCTTGCCGGCGACGGCGAGGTTCGTCGTCATCGCGATGTTGGCCATCGCGGACTCGCCGGTGCCGTGGACGTTGTCGAACAGCGTCTTCATCGGCGTGTCGTTGACGGCGAACATCGGGTAGTCGAGCGCGCCGTCGTCGGCCATCGACCGCAGGCGGTGGACGCCGGTCGTCGTCTCCTCGCATCCGCCCTTGAGCTGGGGAATCAGCTCCGGATGCTCGTCGTGGATGTGCGTCACCATGTCGGCGCCGTCGTCGACGGTGATGGTCGGGTCCACGTCGACGACGGCCTCGATAGCGTCGTAATACTCCTCGGTGTCGACGCCGTGGGCGGCGTAGGAGGTGACGCCGTCGACGGCGTGGAGCGCCGCGCTCACGTCGTCCTGCGTCGAGAGGGGGTTACAGCCGGTGATGGCTACCTCTGCGCCGCCGATGGCGAGGAGTTCGACGAGGACGGCCGTCTTCGCCTCGACGTGCATCGCCATCGCGATTCGCTCGCCGTCGAGTGGCTGTTCCGCCGCGAACGACTCGCGAAGTTCCGCCAGGATGGGCATGTGCGCCTCCGCCCAGTCCATCTTCCGGCGGCCCTCGGCCTGTGCGGCCTCGGGGTCGTCGAGTCGCTCGGCTATCGTGCGGGTCATACGCTCCGTAGCGCGAGGCGGGGCAAAACGCTACCGTCTTCGTCACTCCGCCCGCTCGACCAACGCTCGCGCCCGCTCGGCCGCGCGCTCCACCACGGCTTCCTCGTCCAGCGTCAGCACCTCGCGGTCCCGCATGAGAATGTCGCCGTCACACACCGTGTGGCGAACGTCGGAGCCCCGGACGGCGTACGCGAGGTGGCTCACCAGGTCATGGCCCGGCGTCAGGTGCGGCGCGTCGAAGTCGACCACCGCAATGTCCGCCGCCGCGCCGGGTTCGAGACGCCCGGTGTCCAGCCCCAACACGTCGGCGCCGCCGGCCGTCGCCATCCGCACCGCGTCGGGCGCTGCGACGGCGCTCGCGTCGTCGGCCGCGAGCTTGCCGAGCATCGCCGCGTCTCGCATCTCGTCGAAGAGGTCGAGGTCGTTGTTCGAGGCGGCGCCGTCGGTGCCCAAACCGACCGTCGCGCCCGCGTCGAGCAATCGCTGGACCGGGGCCATCCCCGACGCGAGTTTCATGTTCGAGGCCGGGCAGTGGACGACGCCCGTCCCCGTCTCGGCCAGCAGGTCGATTTCGCTGTCGTCCAGGTGGACGCCGTGGGCGAAGAAGTCGTCGTTGCCACACAGGCCGAGGTCACGCGCCCACGCCAGCGGTCGCTGGTCCCGTTCGTCCACGATGGGGTCGACCTCGTCCCGCGTCTCGTTGGCGTGGTAGTGGACGGGGACGCCCTTCTCGTGGGCTCGCTCGGCGGCGAATTCCAGCAACTCGGGCGTGACCGTCGTGAGGCTATGAGGCATCACCGCGCCCGACACCCGGCCGTCGGCGGCGCCGTCGACCTGTGCCGCCATCGCGACGCTCTCCTCGATGTCGGCGCGGGCCGCCTCGTCGTCTTTCCCCGCCGAGATGGCGCCGTGACCGAGGACGGCCCGGGTCCCCGCGCGGTCGACGGCCGCCGCCGTGCGGTCAATTTCGAAGTACATGTCCGCGAAGGCCGTCGTCCCCGACCGAATCATCTCCACCATGCCGAGCTCGGCGCCCGCCTCGATGTCTGCGGGTTCGAGCGCCGCCTCGACGGGCCAGATGTCCTCGCGGAGCCACGTCTCCAGCGGTTTGTCGTCGGCGTAGCCCCGGAGGAGCGTCATGGCGACGTGGGTGTGGGCGTTCACCAGACCGGGCATCACCAGACCGTCCGTGGCGTCCAGCGTCTCGTCGCCGTCGAGGTCCGGGCCAATCTCCACGATGTCGCCGCCCTCGCGGTCGACGAGTACGTCCGCCTCGGTGACGGTCATGTCCGGTCGGAGGACGCGACCGCCGCGAATCGCGAGCGTCTGCATACCGCCATCTCAGACGCCGCCGGGTTAAGGCCCCGGGGTTTGGACGGAAAGCATTTGGTCGTCGCGGCGGGAGACCGGACGATGCCCTCCACGACACGCCGAACCGCCCTGTCCGTAGCGGCGGCACTCCTCACGGGCGCCGCCGGCTGTTCCGGCGAGACTTCCTCGGAGTCGAGCTATCCCTCCGAATCGACCGGCAACATCGCCATGGACCCCGAATGGCGTCGCCTGCGACGCTCCGACCGCGGGCCCCTCCTCTGGACGGGCGAGCGACCGACGACGACCGACGGCGAGGTACGCATCCACACACGCGGCAACTTCTTCGTCACCAGCGCCGACGAGGTGGCAAACGTCGGCATCGCGGCCGTCGACGGCGCCGACACCGCCCGCGCCTTCCTCGAGGAGACGGACTACGACTCCGCGACGGTGTACGTCGAGCACTCGAGCATCCGCGAGTGTTTCACGACGGACCTCTGTCACGTCGAGTGGTCCGAGTCGGACATCAAGACGAGCTACGCCCGCGAGTACCGCGACGCCGACGTGGCCTGTGAAACCGACGCTCGCGACACCCTCGCGACGCTGATTCGCATTCCGGCCGCGTTCGATCCGACCGACATCAACGGCTACGGGTCGAGTCGTGGCTCGGCGTCCTGTGCGGTCCGCAACGACCACCTCCGCCAGCGCCGAAACGAGAGTGAGCGCCGATGACGGGACTCACACGCCGCCGGGCGCTCGCCCTCGCCGGCGCCGTCGCGACTGCCGGTTGTGGTGCCCTCTCGAACGGCGACGATACGACGACCCTCGACGGGGCGGCACTCCGCGAACTCGTCGCCGACGGCTCGCCGACGGTCCCCGAGCGCATCCCCGTCAACATCTCGATGACGCACTTCGAAGCGACCGAAACGCGGGCGCGGGACCTCCTCGACGAGGTGCCCGCGAACCTCGGCCCCGACGCGATTCCCAACGGCGCCATCCGAGAGCGAGTGAGCCACGCCCGCGAGCACGCCGTCGAGGCCGTCGAACGCGCCGCGAACGCGCCGAGCGACTACGAGCGACTCGACGGCTTCGCGGACGCACGGCCCGAGGCGCGCTTCGCCGCCGCGTCGTGGCGCGCCATCGACGACGGCCTGACCCGCGACGACCTCCACTCGGACGCGACTATCGTCCGCGAGGACCGGCAGGCGCTCCGCGAGCGCCACGAGTATCTCGGCGCCGACCCCGTGACCGCGCTCGTGGTTCACGCCGCCATCGAGCGACGACTCGACACGCATATCGACACGAACCGCCCGAGACGCTACCGCCCAGGCAACCCGCTCGGCGTTGGCGAACTCGCCGAGGACATCGAGCGCGCTCGCGTCGCCGTCGACGACGCCGAACACCTCTACGACCGACACGTCGCGTCGCTCGACGACTCGCCGACGCTCCGCTCGCGCTATCGCGCCGCCCGCGAGACGCTCCGGGATGATTTCGAGTCAGAGCGCGCGGACCTGCCGTCGGTGGACTCGGAGCGCCCGTGGCAGGTCGAGGGCGTCGACGTGAGCGAGACGCCGGCGGCCGAGGCGCTAGAAGAGCTCTACCGGCCTCTCGACCCCGAGTACGAACTCGACTGGGCCGAGGGGTCGCTGGCGCGGTCGCTGGTGCGGGCACACCGCGCAGTCGTCGACCTGCGGGCCTTCGAATCGCTCCGCGCCCGCGTCGCCGACGGGGAGCGATTCGCCATCGAGTCGGTCGACGACGTGTCGGCGATTCGGAGCGAGGCGCTGAGGGCCGTGCAGTCGGCGAACGCAGACCCGTCGGTGCCCGTACTGACTCGTTCGATACTGGCCGACGAGACGGACCGACTGGCCGGTGTCGACGCCGAACTCGCCGACGCGGACGACGAGGAGCGAGCGACCTCGCTTCGATACCCCGTCTCGACGTATCTCACGGTGATGGCGCGGGCGCGAGAGCTACCCTCAGCGAGCGAGCACGTCGCGTCGACGCTGCGGACCTGAACGTTCGACGGCACCGCAAGGCAATTGCCCCGTCGGCGCGAGAACTGAGCCAATGCGTCTCGCCGTCCCCAACAAGGGCCGCCTGCACGACCCGTCGATCGACCTGCTGGAACGCGCCGGCCTGCATCTCGAAGGCGGCGCCGACCGCAAGCTCTACGCCGATACCGTCGATCCCGACGTGACCGCGCTGTTCGCTCGCGCCGCCGACATCCCCGAGTACGTCGCTGACGGCGCCGCCGCCGTCGGCATCACCGGTCTCGACCAGGTCCGCGAGTCGGGCCACGACCTCGTCGACCTCCTCGATCTGGAGTTCGGGCGCTGTCGCCTCGTCGTCGCGGCCCCCGAGGACGGCGATATCGAAACCGTCGCGGACCTCGCCGGCGGCACCGTCGCCACCGAGTTCCCGCGCATCACGCGCGACTTTTTCGCCGAGCGCGGCGTCGACGCCGAGGTGGTCGAGGTGACGGGCGCCACCGAGCTCACCCCACACGTCGACATGGCCGACGCCATCGTCGACATCACGTCGACGGGGACGACCCTCCGCG
This DNA window, taken from Haloplanus vescus, encodes the following:
- a CDS encoding secondary thiamine-phosphate synthase enzyme YjbQ, translated to MEFTVSTDTRLEAVDITDRVESAVAARERNAPTATVFVEHTTAGVVVNEAEPRLLDDVETFLSELVPDEGWRHDELDGNADSHLRTLVLGASETVPVDDGEVALGRWQSMLLVECDGPRERTVRVV
- a CDS encoding RNA-binding domain-containing protein; its protein translation is MIYQIDVRVVAPVRDTEVTDRVVDAVRNLFPNAETEQEPGRIVAEAHSMDDFAERLHEQEILDTARRQFLGSADEDGFSFALKKQAAFEGVVNFAVGNPDELGDIEVQVTVHDPDVETVIDHVAPPTEEGKPIQPDE
- a CDS encoding AAA family ATPase — translated: MKVLGTVGLPGSGKGEAAAVAREAGVPVVTMGDVIREACRDRGLDPAEHHGSVATALREEEGETAIAERSLPLIESSLEEAETVLVDGLRSPAEIERFEDAFGDGFVLVSIEAPFETRAERLADRGRDDTDLNREALRAREERELGFGMGEVMDRADVTVQNTASLESFRERIRELLEDDL
- a CDS encoding YccF domain-containing protein, encoding MAQRSLLTRALWFVVVGWWATPAVVNAAWFLCATVVGAPIGIKLINLIPTVLTLKEPRSLDAHEDSTGQRSLALRALYFVLVGWWLGWIWANVASFLAITIVGLPLAVPMFDRLPYVTSLYRFDG
- a CDS encoding type II toxin-antitoxin system RelE family toxin; the protein is MSYEVLLAEEAREYVAALDEKSTRIVTDNLRNLADDPYPRPDSGAGDKEKLVLEGAELYRLHIGRTHTAFYDVLEADEEVRVIEIMDIDEAHKRYGFD
- a CDS encoding DUF5518 domain-containing protein — its product is MVSDSTLNALLGAAVTVVLSFIPFSPVFGGVVAAYLDEADHAEGARLGAISGLIASVPLVLIGLLAFVVFGVFLGVADPGMAFGALGILLLLLVGGGVTLAYTVGLSALGGYLGSYLVDEI
- a CDS encoding DUF7474 family protein, giving the protein MPTFEYPCPECRTTNSLHDADCRFEGTPWADIEAAYVDVVAVLSGGVTDADALPEAVTEWGPLRQAAVERLRRDGRIDDTNDRLRLLPAEEYREAVSVPTRDPIKTIYERGSVPGCHDNAVFAMIAWYEMVGLSWAETKQNVTEWLRESGTWDRGGFEEASPEALVEKKRHVYEAGYGWKEKATAAKRVIDRSL
- a CDS encoding DNA primase; this translates as MRPDPLYARYPFFRAAREAVQRADISPPRLVTQGDPAVERARERVERALMSGTVESETPERWSDRDELLSYPIARILVSLVDMRAAVEKYAEAEADTAHERLQADLNASDDDLQSVSRPRADLDTVLAEFDLADAVTREGDDAHHPWFRVDVAAYLRLVDTDWGDEWRLVNRELAAGEVPVRGEELHRLLREAVRRRVVDGLPFDVRGSAAGDELAAALDDDVTTLRERLADRDRLPSVDVVAPEQFPPCMQAALDGDDLSAHAAFAATAFLVSLGLDADTIAQRWPVLDDDSLDYRVAVLEDKDGSQYPAPSCTTMQTFDACVNPDERCETIDHPLRYYAAAVAEADD
- a CDS encoding DUF7472 family protein, with product MELEEGMVRKIAISVGAVGLFVALVAGIGITFSDGGIGSTGGLALVGTIVVFILVMAGVGIFLAD
- a CDS encoding SWIM zinc finger family protein, giving the protein MTHPEHTPASLPATRSKTTRPPADTTGRARRARTDPMAVRPLRDGRYAVETDGGTYVVDLDARSCTCPDAQIRDARCKHRRRVALDVTDGLVPPPGQRTAVCAVCGGRTFVPTGDDAPALCARHAIDPGTLVSDRETGDRLVVVAATGDRADSVATDEGRLVADYPSNADYGRHEPVFRAVYLDALRRGGDVTHYAFPASRLRPVTDRDAGPSPTDGIDAAGPTTA
- the hjc gene encoding Holliday junction resolvase Hjc; translated protein: MSANRKGDRRERELVNELDAAGFAVMRAPASGSATERDLPDVLAGDGEQFYAIEAKSSAGDPIYLTGEEVESLIYFARNFGANARIAVRFDREDWYFFHPGDLHVTDGGNYRVKKETALQDGTDLDGLVGHSTQARLDDT
- a CDS encoding adenosylhomocysteinase, coding for MTRTIAERLDDPEAAQAEGRRKMDWAEAHMPILAELRESFAAEQPLDGERIAMAMHVEAKTAVLVELLAIGGAEVAITGCNPLSTQDDVSAALHAVDGVTSYAAHGVDTEEYYDAIEAVVDVDPTITVDDGADMVTHIHDEHPELIPQLKGGCEETTTGVHRLRSMADDGALDYPMFAVNDTPMKTLFDNVHGTGESAMANIAMTTNLAVAGKTVVVAGYGYCGRGVAKKASGMNADVVVTEVDPRRALEAHMEGHEVLPMNEAAAEGDIFVTTTGNRDVITREDFEQMADGVVLANAGHFDVEINLAELDDLAETRREVRDGVEEYALPDGRRVNVLAEGRLVNLAGPLSMGHPVEVMDQSFGVQAVCVRELAANPDAYDAGVHEVPDRLDREVAEVKLDAEDIDIDTLSDEQREYMDSWDHGT
- a CDS encoding amidohydrolase produces the protein MQTLAIRGGRVLRPDMTVTEADVLVDREGGDIVEIGPDLDGDETLDATDGLVMPGLVNAHTHVAMTLLRGYADDKPLETWLREDIWPVEAALEPADIEAGAELGMVEMIRSGTTAFADMYFEIDRTAAAVDRAGTRAVLGHGAISAGKDDEAARADIEESVAMAAQVDGAADGRVSGAVMPHSLTTVTPELLEFAAERAHEKGVPVHYHANETRDEVDPIVDERDQRPLAWARDLGLCGNDDFFAHGVHLDDSEIDLLAETGTGVVHCPASNMKLASGMAPVQRLLDAGATVGLGTDGAASNNDLDLFDEMRDAAMLGKLAADDASAVAAPDAVRMATAGGADVLGLDTGRLEPGAAADIAVVDFDAPHLTPGHDLVSHLAYAVRGSDVRHTVCDGDILMRDREVLTLDEEAVVERAAERARALVERAE
- the hisG gene encoding ATP phosphoribosyltransferase; the protein is MRLAVPNKGRLHDPSIDLLERAGLHLEGGADRKLYADTVDPDVTALFARAADIPEYVADGAAAVGITGLDQVRESGHDLVDLLDLEFGRCRLVVAAPEDGDIETVADLAGGTVATEFPRITRDFFAERGVDAEVVEVTGATELTPHVDMADAIVDITSTGTTLRVNRLAEIEEVLASSVRLFARPDVVDDQKVQQLVTAFESVLAAEDRRYVMLNVPEEQLDDVRDVLPGMGGPTVMDVAGSDDVAVHAVVEERAVFGVINDLKEMGASDVLVTEIERLVE